CCGCAGCCTCCGCTGGCACCGGCGGGCCGATAGTTATCCACATGACTCACCGCAACGGCCAGAAACTAGACCGAAACGACCGCCCCCTCCTTCTCTGACTCAGCGGTAACCAGGTTGGCCAGACCAAGCTAGGCTAGGCTAAGATATGCTAACTAGGCCTTTAAAGGCCTCGGCCTGTCCTACCGTTCTGGCAGGGAGGAGCTGCGCCTCCGTTCTGCGTCGCGTTCAAGTTGTACCCGGCGGAGGGGTTCAAATTCGCCGACATCTCTCCTTTCAGCTCTTCttgttaataaaaaataaattcatGCGGTGAACCGGCGAATCACCATTAATTATTCGGTCACTGTGTTTCTTATTAATAGCAAAGAGCGCCGTTAGGAGCGCTCGACGGACGCCCTCCGTCCCAGTACGTAGGATTAGCTGATGCTCTGCGGCTGGATGCTGGATGCGAGCGGCGCCGCGGCGCCACCTGCACGCACACAGTGATGATGGGAGCCGCTTGCGGGGAACCGCATTTATTCACCATTATGACCTCAGCCCAACCTCGACTAATGCCTTCATCACATTCGTTCATGCATCTTTATGGTTGCGTAAAGAGATTTTTAGTCACACTTTTTTTATGCTCCGCATTCATGGAAACTCTCTCTTTTACTTATTATATGAAATGGTATATTCCACGCGTTGCACCAGCCGTCCCAGAAGATAAGTATTTGCTCTGCTGACATATTAATTGTGATCTCTGGGACTGAAAATATAATGTACATGTACAAACAATGTTTTAAAAGGATAAATTAAACAATTATTGGAGTAAATTATTGCAGAATTACATATGAACTGTAATACAGGTGTTAAATCCACAGGTGCGTATCACAACAGAGgatctttattttttaaaagtatTACATTACAATCCATTCTCAGAGAAGATGCTTTTGTGACACTGGTAAAAGATAAAACTTGTTATCCAAACAACCAAGTTTTCAATTATTAATACAATACTGATACACAATTCACAATCTCAAATCAGTGTACCATaaaataagattaaaataaacgTTTCATTGGTTAAATAAGTCAGTCTAAATGACTCTAAATACCCTTTTCCTCAGTTCCGAAAGGAACATCAAGCAACATGAAGTTTTCTTCACCATATACAACTGCAGAGAGGACAAAGAGGTCTGGACTTCAGTCTGAACCCATTGGGCTTCAAGAATCCATAAAAAAATCATTGGCCCTTAAAAATGGTTCAAACAACAGCCAGGTGCCAAGAATAAAATGAGTTCACTGTTGTTGACAGAAATTTCTAGAAAGGCCTTCTTTTCCTTAGCTGTAATGGTTAAACTCTTGTCATATGTCAACACGATCTTCCCAGGAGCTCTTGAGTTGTGTGGTGGCAGCGTCTGCACTCCTGTCAGACCATGTCCTGGGGAATTCGCACCCTCAGGGCCGTGCACTCGCACTCCTCCTTCAGCTCGGCGGGGGGGGCCGCTGCAGTCGGACACCTCGCCCTTGGCCTGGCAGGTTAGGCAGCAGGAGGTGCGGCCCTGCTGTCGGCAGGAGGTGCAGGAGAGGACCAGCTGGCAGCAGAAATGCGTGGAGCACAGCTCGTAGCTGTCCCATGGGGTGCCGCAGTACCGGCATTCTGCAAGAGGGGGCGGAAGTGTGTGTAAGGGCTAACGAAATGTCCGTTTACTAAGAGCACTTACTGTACAGCTGGTGACTTTTAAAATAAGCTCAACGATATTCATTATGTGTTTTAACAATTGCATTATGTTTAGGTTACAttacaaacattttctttacttAGATGATAATTTTATCCAGAGCGATCACAGAGTAGGGTTTGCCAGAGTTCTGGTGCTATTAGGGTTAAGGGGCTTGATCATGGGTCCAAAGGTGATCAGACTACTCTGCTGGCCATGAGATTCGAACCCATGGCCTTTCAGACACAGGCAGAGATCTCTTACCTGCTGAGATACGACTTATCTAACTGAGCACGAATAATTAAGTATTGACACAATCTGTTATTTTTCTATAACCACCAGTTTACAAGTCTGAAGAACTCTtgtaacacggggagaacaaaGTCAGTGATGGACATTCCAggtacagaaagtaaaaatccagaccaagattttgtttcaaccaaccagttgagtataaagagtcacagaatattcaactggttggttgaaacaaaaccttggtctgtaTTCTTAtttcctggacctgaaatgtttaCTTCTGCACTTAGTTAAGCTAACTTATTGGTAgttattcataaaaaaaataataaaccttTCCAAACAATGTTATACTAACGTATACAGTACAAATCTCTCAATTTAATTTCAACCGGAATCCAACCAGAAACAAGTCTGTCTGAAGCAGAATAAATACCTGCAAAGCAATGCTGAATGCATggcaaataaaaagaaatagatgTATATACCTGAGATGATGTCATCATTATAGGCGATTGCATATCGCTCGTCAAACACAAAAAGTTTTCCCCGATAGAAGCCATCAGGAAATCGCTCCAGATATTTATGAATGCCTCCTTTTAGCTGATACACTTCCTTACAGACAGCCTGGAAAGACACACAATACAGCTTTTTCCTCAGCTAATTAATACTAATCATGCAAATGCAGAATGCCGAAACGAAACAGAAAGCAATCTGACCTTTGAGCGTAGGTACGCAGACCCCCGCTCGCAGCGAATGCCGCCGGTGCAGTACATGAGCACTTTCTTGTCCCGAAAGAGCTCCAGGTTCTTATCCACGTAGTCTGGGAAGTAGCTGAACTTACGGATGTCAGGAGCAAGACATTTACTAAACTGTCCCTGGAAGTGAAAGATTGACATTCCATTATTTTACTTCTGTTATCTCAAATAGTGATGGTTCTGCTATTCCCAGTGAGATGTGCTGAATAaattaaacaatacgtttaccgTTTAATTGGttggaaataataaaaaaaaaaaattggccaGATTACTTTGCGTGACAACTTAGACTTGGCTTAAATGAGCCATAATAAAGTATTCCATTAAGACACAGGCTTTGCAGTGAATGATAAGACTCAAGAGAAGTTAAGATTTGTTTAATACTCACTATTTTACTTTCATAGAAGTTTCTGCAGTCCAGGAGGACGGTATCTGTGCATGAATCTCCTTTTGACAAAAGCTTTTCAACTTCTTTGTGAAATTCTTCAGGCTCCAAATGGACGCCTGAGAAATGAATTAAAAGCATTGTGTTTAGCGATATCAACAAAGCAATGGACAGCAATCCTGCTGCATCAGCCATCGACGACCCTGCTTCAGGCTGTAAATCTGGATTCATTTGCGCATTCTTGACAAAATGCATACGGCTAATCAACTTACCAGCCAATCTGTATGAGAGAACTTCAGGATCCACCCCCATCGGAACGATCTCTTCGTAAACCCCTACCCTCAGGTTAGAGAAGCACTCTGCACCTCCTTCACTTCTCTGTTGGGAAGAGTATCGTTTTGTCGTTTGTTCATAGAAACTTTGCAAATACTGACTGCTCCAAAAATATCCGTTTAGTTAATAGAAGATTCTCATGCTGGTTAGTATGAATGGTAAACATCCTGTTATAAATCTGCAGGCAACCTCAACCACGATTAATTGTGCTGCAAGATGGTATGTGAACGTTTTCCAGGTTAAAGCGTCTTTACCTTGAAATCCTCCTGCACCATCATTTTGAAGATCGGATGAGAAAGCATCGCTTCGACATATAACCTTGTGGCCACtttggttcctcccacggtTCCGTTTATACCCTCTTTCGCCACGCGAATCTGCAGTTAAACACAGCAGCAGGCTTAAAAACCTGACTTCTGGCGCTTTTCCACTGACACCAAGAACCGAGCAGTACCGGGAACTGACActtttccattgtaaattatCCGAGCCGTACCACGAACTGGCGGTTTTCCATTATAATTCATTTGAGCTGTATCTGCACCGACATGGCTCTGCTTGCTATTAGGGCTGAAAGCCTGAACAAAGAAGCTGGCTGCAAAACCACCATCTGACTAATCAAAATGCAGGGAGTTACTGGCGTTCTGCATCAatatgcatggattatctgacTGGAAAAAAAgtcatattctatatattatttattattagtattatcgcACATCGTCCTGTATGGTGCCATTTTACAATGAGGCTACCCATATAAAGGATTTATGAATagtttataatctggttattaattaagttgtaacactttgtaaattattaatagacaattttaaacaagttattcttgcagttttcttttttatgAATGCGTAACTACCGTTTGCAAGTGGCAGAAAGGAACCTCATTGTAAAGTCGTACCTAATGTATTAATGCATTCCCGATAACTTGTAACTTGAAAATTTTACGGAATGGATTCGTAATGCAACGTCATGCAAGCTGGAACTACGACATAGCTAGTCCATCTTTACGACTTGGGTACAGCTCGGTTCCTGTAGGCCAGTGGGAAAGTTCCATTAGTGCCTTCTGGGTATGATGATGTTCTCACTCACAAAGAAAAATAAGCAATAACACATCACATTTTATTTCTCCAACCCCTGCTACTATTAGAACCTTTGATTGTTCATTATCAACAATTGATAAGGCCCCTTAAAAACTTTTTGCTCACCTTGCCAGTTAGGTGTAATTTTTCACACAGCACTTTTTGCCACAGACAAATGAGGTGGGGGTTCTCCAAAGGGCAGTAGCAGTAATACAAAAGAACTTCGCCCAGACCGCTGGGGACCAGAACCGGCAACACAAAGCATGTATTATTGTGTATGAATATTCTGTCAGGTAACGAATTAATGCATGCATTAAATACATCGGCTTCACGGCACAAATGAAAAGCCCATACTTGACCAGCTGATCCTCATTAAAGTGGCTGTTTTGTGGGATCCAAAATGACACGTCCTGAGGTTCCTCTTCGCTCGGTGGTCTTTGTTCAAGACTTTCACTTTCATCCCTATTTAGCATCTGTTCTAAGATACCTCTGGTATGCTGAAGTATTTCAGCGCTGTGAGTGCCGGCGACGTGTCTGTGAATGGAAGCTGGCTCCTTGAAGGTGTGCCTGCAGCACTGCCACTGGCCAAGACCCACTCCACTGTAGACGGAAACCTTCTTAGAGGCTACAAATGTGGCAAAGGCCTAGCAGAAAACAGGCAGCACTGAACACCTGGAGTTTCTGACCTGTTTTGAGCGAGCATGTTTGTTTTCATATCCACACAACTTACCTTCTTCTTCACATGTGTGTGATGCTTTCGTAATGCAGCCAACAAAGGAGGCCTGCCATGCTTAGGGGGGCAGTGGACAAGGTTCTCAACATCCATCTCAAGCAACTCCATACTGAGACTTTCCTGCTCGTCCATGTGATCACCAGATATATTTATGGGGTATAAGCAGTCTGATACCCGACGTCTGGAATAAAAGTTAAGTTAAAGAAAAGCAGGCTAAGGAAAGCAAATACGCACAAATATGGTTGACAATGAAAGCAAAGTCTGCAAAACCAACTTCATACATGGAAGCTCTAGTTCATGCGAGTCAAAAAAGTTGCTTCCGCGATAACACCATTTGTTGTTGACTAGCGCAAACTGTAACATCATTGGTTAAACTGGTAACAAGCTAAAAAGTACAGGTACCCCATAAACGTACCGGAAAACAAGTGAATGGACCAGTGTCATGTGTTAGGGTCGGAGATGGAAATTAAGCCCACTCCACTCAGGCACATAATTTAGACCAAAGGGGAGTAAAGAAGACGGAACACTAGCCTGTCTAGTACAAAATGTCAGACAACCTTTTTTCTGAACGAACCCAGTCGGTTAGTAGCAAAAAATCCTAAGTTCCACCCCTGTTTATGATAATACTCGAATAAATTCCATTATCTTCCCAATCTACACTTTATAAGAAACTGACAAAGGAAATGTTCGGATTCAAAGGTTACAGCGAAATCTTAAGCTCCCCAATGGATAAATGATCTTATAAGGTAAACGACAACAGATGTCGCTTACACTTCTAGCACGCAGCATAATGAAGCATTTTACATCGACAACTTTCCCATGACAAACCAGATCATTACAAAAGCAGTTTATACGTTAAATGTGCATGCTTGTAACGTGCAtaagttaaataaataatttcccAGATGGGACGCTCGGTATAACAGACCTGTAGGAGCGTGTTTATCATGAGGGTGCTACGCGCTACCGGAAGCACTAGTCTTCCGCCCCGTGACCCGGAAGTCATTACCTTAAATTCTACCGCCATAttgtggtgttttgtttattccttCCCCGCGTCTTTCATATCGCGTGGTGCAGCGTTGCGGGATTGTTTATTTAAGCGCGTTAACCCGCGATATAAACACTCGAACGATTCCTGTTTCTTTAGCACGGTTGCATCCAGTccgtttttaaaataatgtcccGGAGGCGGCATAGCGACGATAACGACGGTGAGTATGGTACCCGGTGTTCCTGCATCCTTGCCCATTTGAGTAGGGGGCATTTTTGCActtttattttgctgtttttttgaaTTAAAACTATCAAGGTCGTGTTTACGTGTCCTCTCTGCCTCTTAGCAATTTTAATAACTTGCTGCACACCGAATAGCATGTTATCCTGGAAAAGCTAACGGCTTATAACTTTTTATAACGGTAGTGCATTGATACTGGAGTTGATGGGGCAGTTAGATAATCTAGATATGTAATA
The sequence above is a segment of the Brienomyrus brachyistius isolate T26 chromosome 12, BBRACH_0.4, whole genome shotgun sequence genome. Coding sequences within it:
- the LOC125704579 gene encoding LOW QUALITY PROTEIN: thiosulfate sulfurtransferase/rhodanese-like domain-containing protein 2 (The sequence of the model RefSeq protein was modified relative to this genomic sequence to represent the inferred CDS: inserted 2 bases in 1 codon) translates to MTLVHSLVFRRRVSDCLYPINISGDHMDEQESLSMELLEMDVENLVHCPPKHGRPPLLAALRKHHTHVKKKAFATFVASKKVSVYSGVGLGQWQCCRHTFKEPASIHRHVAGTHSAEILQHTRGILEQMLNRDESESLEQRPPSEEEPQDVSFWIPQNSHFNEDQLVNGLGEVLLYYCYCPLENPHLICLWQKVLCEKLHLTGKIRVAKEGINGTVGGTKVATRLYVEAMLSHPIFKMMVQEDFKRSEGGAECFSNLRVGVYEEIVPMGVDPEVLSYRLAGVHLEPEEFHKEVEKLLSKGDSCTDTVLLDCRNFYESKIGQFSKCLAPDIRKFSYFPDYVDKNLELFRDKKVLMYCTGGIRCERGSAYLRSKAVCKEVYQLKGGIHKYLERFPDGFYRGKLFVFDERYAIAYNDDIISECRYCGTPWDSYELCSTHFCCQLVLSCTSCRQQGRTSCCLTCQAKGEVSDCSXAPPAELKEECECTALRVRIPQDMV